Proteins encoded in a region of the Zea mays cultivar B73 chromosome 4, Zm-B73-REFERENCE-NAM-5.0, whole genome shotgun sequence genome:
- the LOC100382554 gene encoding 3-hydroxyindolin-2-one monooxygenase: MALEAAYDYLHVAVVQCTPTQAAAVLGVLLLLAIRLAAAARSSSATSPKWKQHRLPPTPPGKLPIIGHLHLIGSHPHVSFRDLHAKYGHNGLMLVQVGAVPTIVVSTPQAAEAVLRTHDHVLASRPRNPVADIIRYNSTDVAFAPYGEYWRTARKVVNTHLLSAKMVFSKRREREEEVRLVVARIRDAAEASPGTALDMTELLGGYASDFVCRAVLGESHRKQGRNKLFRELTETSAALLGGFNVEDYFPKLADVDLFLRIICAKAKGVSKRWDSLFNELLSEYALSGGKQGDHNSEDFVHLLLSLQKDYGLTTDNIKGILVNMFEAAIETSFLVLEYSMSELMNNRHVLAKLQKEVRTATPDGRMVMEEDLSRMPYLKATIKESMRIHPPAPFLLPHFSTHDCEINGYTIPAGTRVIVNAWALARDPTCWDKAEEFFPERFLEQGRDAEVDMYGKDIRFVPFGAGRRICAGATFAIATVEIMLANLIYHFDWEMPAEMERTGAKVDMSDQFGMTLRRTQKLYLVPRIPK, from the exons ATGGCTCTCGAAGCAGCGTACGACTACCTGCACGTCGCCGTCGTCCAGTGCACGCCCACACAAGCAGCAGCAGTCCTcggcgtcctcctcctcctcgccatCCGGCTAGCCGCGGCGGCGAGGAGCTCGTCCGCGACGTCCCCCAAATGGAAGCAGCACAGGCTGCCGCCGACGCCTCCGGGGAAGCTCCCCATCATCGGGCACCTCCACCTCATCGGCTCCCACCCGCACGTCTCCTTCCGCGACCTCCACGCCAAGTACGGCCACAACGGGCTGATGCTGGTGCAGGTCGGCGCCGTGCCCACCATCGTGGTGTCCACGCCGCAGGCCGCCGAGGCCGTGCTCCGCACGCACGACCACGTGCTGGCGTCCCGCCCGCGGAACCCCGTCGCCGACATCATCCGCTACAACTCGACGGACGTGGCCTTCGCGCCGTACGGCGAGTACTGGCGCACGGCGCGGAAGGTGGTCAACACGCACCTGCTCAGCGCCAAGATGGTCTTCTCCAAGcggcgggagcgggaggaggaggtgCGCCTGGTGGTGGCCCGGATCCGCGACGCCGCCGAGGCGTCCCCGGGGACGGCGCTCGACATGACGGAGCTGCTGGGCGGCTACGCCAGCGACTTCGTGTGCCGCGCCGTGCTCGGCGAGTCCCACCGGAAGCAGGGCCGGAACAAGCTGTTCCGGGAGCTGACGGAGACCAGCGCCGCCCTCCTGGGCGGGTTCAACGTGGAGGACTACTTCCCGAAGCTGGCGGACGTGGACCTGTTCCTCCGGATCATCTGCGCCAAGGCCAAGGGCGTCAGCAAGCGGTGGGACAGCCTCTTCAACGAGCTGCTGTCCGAGTACGCGCTCTCCGGCGGCAAGCAGGGCGACCACAACTCTGAAGACttcgtgcacctcttgctgtcgCTGCAGAAAGACTACGGTCTCACCACGGATAACATCAAGGGCATACTTGTG AACATGTTCGAAGCAGCCATCGAGACATCATTCCTGGTGCTGGAGTACTCCATGAGCGAGCTGATGAACAACCGCCAcgtcctggccaagctccagaagGAGGTGAGGACGGCGACGCCCGACGGCCGCATGGTGATGGAGGAGGACCTGAGCCGGATGCCATACCTGAAGGCCACCATCAAGGAGTCCATGCGCATCCACCCGCCGGCGCCGTTCCTCCTGCCGCACTTCTCCACCCACGACTGCGAGATCAACGGCTACACCATCCCCGCCGGCACGCGCGTCATCGTCAACGCGTGGGCGCTCGCCAGGGACCCGACGTGCTGGGACAAGGCCGAGGAGTTCTTCCCGGAGCGCTTCCTGGAACAAGGCCGCGACGCCGAGGTCGACATGTACGGCAAGGACATCCGGTTCGTGCCGTTCGGGGCTGGGCGCAGGATCTGCGCGGGGGCCACGTTCGCCATCGCCACCGTCGAGATCATGCTCGCGAACCTCATCTACCATTTCGACTGGGAGATGCCCGCCGAGATGGAGCGCACCGGGGCCAAGGTGGACATGTCCGATCAGTTCGGGATGACGCTTCGCCGGACGCAGAAACTTTACCTTGTTCCTAGAATTCCCAAATGA
- the LOC103652725 gene encoding uncharacterized protein, protein MILGEDTTIRSDWTRIHSMLGAFESFDFVFDAHLMFVILGYTNDLSVCLQRREQDIIDAISLVNVAKRRMQQLMLDGWDQFLQRITSFCNKYDIQVPAMDGNYKPYGRSSRFVHNQTNDDHFRREVYIVVIDQISLELDSRFSEANMELLSCMSALDPSNSFASFDAHKVRKLADFYPNDMSSTDLLKLDLQLDNYIDGIREDDIFKDITNLVDLSVKLVETKRHEVFDMVYLILKLVLLLPVATASVERAFSAMSLVKTKLRNKMCDSLLDDCLVTYIERDIFFEVNEENIIETFMALRKRRPDK, encoded by the coding sequence ATGATTCTTGGAGAGGATACTACAATTAGAAGTGATTGGACAAGGATACATTCTATGCTTGGAGCATTTGAGTCATTTGACTTTGTTTTTGATGCACACTTAATGTTTGTTATTCTTGGATATACAAATGATTTATCAGTGTGTTTGCAAAGAAGGGAGCAAGATATTATTGATGCAATTTCACTTGTTAATGTGGCAAAGAGAAGAATGCAACAGTTAATGCTTGATGGTTGGGATCAATTCCTTCAAAGAATCACTTCATTTTGCAACAAATATGATATCCAAGTTCCTGCTATGGATGGAAATTATAAGCCTTATGGAAGATCATCACGATTTGTTCATAACCAAACTAATGATGACCACTTCAGAAGAGAAGTATATATTGTGGTCATTGATCAAATTAGCCTAGAGCTTGATAGTCGGTTTAGTGAGGCTAATATGGAGCTGCTTTCTTGTATGTCAGCCTTGGATCCTTCCAACTCTTTTGCTTCTTTTGATGCACACAAGGTACGAAAGCTAGCTGATTTCTATCCTAATGACATGTCAAGCACTGACTTGTTAAAACTTGACTTGCAACTTGACAATTATATTGATGGCATAAGAGAAGATGATATATTCAAAGACATAACTAATCTTGTGGACCTCTCAGTTAAGCTTGTTGAAACAAAGAGACATGAGGTGTTTGATATGGTTTATTTGATTCTCAAATTGGTATTGCTTTTGCCTGTGGCGACAGCAAGTGTTGAAAGGGCATTTTCTGCAATGAGTTTGGTGAAGACTAAATTGAGAAACAAGATGTGTGATAGTCTTTTGGATGATTGTCTTGTTACATACATCGAGAGGGATATTTTCTTCGAAGTGAATGAAGAAAATATAATTGAAACttttatggccttgaggaagcgcAGGCCAGATAAGTAG